DNA from Malus sylvestris chromosome 11, drMalSylv7.2, whole genome shotgun sequence:
aaatcaattaCTACGGTTAACACATTATTCGACTTAACCTAATTTCTTACTTCCTCAGTGTAAATAATATGTCTTTGGTTCAACCTTTATGCATTAACAAGTTTAAAactaagggtaaattacatagtagcccctcaggtttgaggtttattataacctcatacaacatctttaaaacatttcactttcatacctcatgtactattttatttcaaaataacacctccattagattttccatccattagtctgttaaatgctgatgtggctgccacatttgtgctgatgtggttgccacgcggcaaaaattttttttttaatttttttagaaaaacctaaatcttcaaaaaaaaaaaaaaaaaaaaccttagaaaacccagatcccaccactccccccccccccccccccccggcggcCGCCGAAACCCTATCCCTTTAGAAAACCCATAAGCAGCCATCAAGACCCCCATTCCCTTAAATTTCCCAACACAATctccttctcactctcactctcacccaACACCTTCCCCACACCCCCAAAACCATGAATGtaccttctctttcttcctcctccttccctcTGTTTCCCTCGACCTCTCCCGCTGCAACCTCTCCAGCCAAATCCCACCACAAATCTGCCACCTTTCTTCACTAATCCACCTCAATTTGAGCGGCAACACCTTCCACGGCCTTCTCCAGCCCGCCATTTTCGAGCTCTACAACCTCAGGATCCTCGACATCAGCCACAACGACTTCAAGTCGGATTTCCCGCCTGGGATTTTGAAGCTCAGTGGTGGTGGTGTGTCGTCGGTGCGTGCGTGGTTGTGTAGATGGGTGCGTGCGTGGGTGTACTGTCGGGGAGAAAGTCCgatagagagatagagagtgaAAGAGTGAGAGATTCGAGAGAGAAAACCCCCCGGCCCTGCCGCGACCCACGACCCACCTCGCTTCCCCCCACTCCGCCGCGACCCACTTCCCTTCCCCCCCGGACCTTCTGACGACTTTCCCGCGAActgggctttttttttattttttttttttctccctcttcttcttcttcttgttgcagGTTTTGGGGGGATGAActgggggttttttttttcttttcctccctcctcttcttcttcttcttgttgttgcAGGTTTTTAGGTTCTAGGTTAGGGATAGGGATGTGGGTTGATTGAGGGGAGGTCGTTGGGGGGGTGGGTGAGAGATAGTGGGTAAGGATTGCAGAGCGgagagggggaagaaaggggatctgggttagggtttttatgctttttttatttttatttttttttgaagatttaggtttttttttttaaaaaaaaaattgccacgtggcagccacatcagcacaaatgtggcagccacgtcagcatttaacagactaatggatggaaaatctaacgaacatgttattttgaaataaaatagtacatgaggtatgaaagtgaaatgttttaaagatgttgtatgaggttgtaataaatctcaaacctgagggactactatgtaatttaccctaaaactaaactagcatttgcctacccactttgtgtgtatgaacccatttttttagaaaatgagaaggagggagggagagagggagagaacatTGGTGAGTggaaggtttttgttttttgttttttttatataaatattggAGGCATTTTAACATCACATGTAAgtgaggtttcaataaaaaacagtaaaatttaaacctatgaaattacattattgcccatcagttTTTTGTGTTATCTAATTTGTCTTTTCAtcatcttttggttgacaaagaggattttattaattagtagatatTATTACTCCCTAAATGTGTGACTTAACCcttgtttatgtatttattattttttgatatATCAAAAAGTAATAGTGGGGCGTTTGGTTGAGGACATTAGCCGCAGTGCTTACTCCTATCCCGGATAACATCCCATTCTTTGTTCCTAGTATACAGTACATTATCCAATTCCAACCAAAAAATCACCTCTCCAAATTACAAAGCCAAAAGTCCCTCCGTCCCTCCCCTCATCCAACCATGTCAGGCAGAGACCGTATGCTGAAGAGCCTCAAGAAGTTCGCTGACTTTCATTACAAAATCTTCACGGATAAATATGGCCATCAGCTCACTGACATTTTCGAGTTCCCTATCAAGCTTGTCCTTTCTCCTTTCACTCTTGCTTTCGACATTGCCGGCTCTGCTCAACGTGGGTTTGGCGTTCCCGAGTTGGTGTCCAAGCTATCTTACATGTCAATCTTTGTGAGTTCTTGCAATTCATGAAATTTTATCACTTGGGAATTTTTCTGTCTCTGCAAAGTTTGAGAATTTAGCtgctttttttacttttcagtgGGAGTTTTCGCTGTTACTAGGTATCTGCAAATGGGTTAATGGTGTTTTCTGAGTTCAGGGGATATAAAGACTGGATTTTGGTAGAATTAACAGTTGTTTTGGGAGGTTTGTGTCATTTGGGAATTGGGTCGATGGGTTTTTGTTCAATTGTTATTGGGGTTTGTGTGGATTTTTGTGGCGAAGAATGTAGAATCAATTGGTGAATGTATAATTTGAAGGGAAAGTTGAATTACATTTGTAGTTTAGTCAAATAGGTTGTGAGGTGATGCTGCTACTCTTGGGAACTTGCATAATACTGAATGGTTTTGTTCTGTTTTGGTTTCCTTTACGTTTCAGGCAGTTGCTACTTTAGGAACTTATGACATAGCATTAGAGATGGGAAAGAAGGTGATATGTCAAAGGTAATTTTCATTATCCGTTCAATTTTCCTGGCAGTCCTTATCGTTACTTATCTTTATTTTCTATGCTTGATATTGTAGTGCCTAGCACTTTTATAGTTTATAGTTTCactatataagtatatatatacatgtacatgtgcatatatatgtgtgtgtgtgtgtgtggtattGTAGTGCCTAGCACTTTTATAGTTTATAGtttcactatatatatacatgtacataTGCATATGCCTAGCACTTTTATAGTTTATAGtttcactatatatatacatgtacatatgcatatatatatctctgtgtgtgtgtgtgtgtgtgtgtgtaaagaaaatgaaaattattatGCATCTTCCTTTCTATCATTTTATAGTGTACTACTTTTATTGTACTAGTCACCATTCTCTATCATTGAGAAGCAATTCGTACACAACAATTTAGAACATGTTATGTGAAAATTTCAAAACCATGATAGTATTCATGGTTGCTCTCTAAGCTGCCAAATTTGGTGTAAAAGGATTTGGCTGTGAATCTCCTTGGTGAACTTGATGATGTTAATAGGTTTATAGTTTATTGAACTTGGATGATTTCTTAACTGCAGTCTTGAAGTGCAGGAACTGTGGAACCTGCAATGGTTGGCAGGCATTGCGGTGTACCATGTGCAGAGGATCAGGGAGGGTGCAATACCAAGTGAAGAATTACACCTTGAGAAGGTAGAGTTCCATCCATTTAGATTTTGGTCCCTATGTCTGGAAAACATGGTAACTCTTTGGGTTATAATGTGCTCTCATTTGCCACAAAGTGGAAAGACTTTTAGCAAAAATGGAGGGAGATTTACCAAATATGTAGGATACATGATTTGACAACCATTTTCTTGAAGTTTTAACTAGCCAATTATGGTGGAAAAAATTCTAAGTAGTGCTATAATGTTTGAATAGCATATGCCTAGTAAGTCCCACAACTGGGCTAGAAAATCTTCAGTCTTGCCAAAATCTGTACTGGGAATATGAACTTGATTAGAAAAATTGACTCTGTTAAGAGCTTCTTATGGGTCTCCTAGTATAGTCCTTCAAAACCAAACTATGTCTATCATTCTAAAAAATGGGAGTCCATTGGATTGCTGGAATTTATTAGGGCctgtttggtactctacttgaatccaactttttaaactcaaaaacaattttcaagtgttaggccttaaaaacttgtttggtatgattatttttgaaaaactgaactcaagactaactcaaaaatatagtctattttctaaaaacataaaaagtgagtttttagagtttttaaatttaaactcactcctttattttctctccatcctcccctctcactccaaatctatctctctctcttttcttatttctctctcctcttttttttttcctttttcgtctctcctccaatccgctctcttcattctctcagttatttctctcactcctcgtcctctctatctcgtctgatcctctctcttttttctctttcctttaATCATCTCTTGCttttttttcctcatctctcctctttctccctctcctgcaacccctctttttagattttttgtctagtttaagtcgtaagatttaaaaattttaaattacaaaccaatcaagtttttgagtcttaaaaagaattgttttcaagaaatattcttacaaaatattttgagaaatgataaaaaatttcaaataggatatcAAACAGGTTCTTATATTTCTAGGCAAATATTTGAGATGTTACTAGCATGTCAGAAACAAAATTCTTGCAATATGATTTCTTCTGAAACTAAATATAGCTCTGCTGTACTGTTTCTCCTTGTTACCGTAGTTTCAACTTTCAGACAATCAAGATTGGTAGTTAATGCTGGATTAGTTGAAAATATTCTATTTATCTTTGGTTTGCAGTATGTTTTGTCTACTTTATGGTTATAGTTTATAAATATTATCATGCAGTGAGTTCTTTATCCAACCATACCGATATGATATTATCTTCATGAATTTTATTTCTCATATGAATCTTTATGCAGTGGAGAGAAGGCAACAGCTGAATGTGTTGCAGATGCCATTGCTGATAATCGGGCTGAGTTGGTTCACCTTCCATCCGCCATAAATCTCGATGTGCCCTTGCCATCTAAAGAGTGCCCAACCTGTGATGGCACAGTAAACCTTTTAGTCCCACATAATTTGACTTAATTACATATATTTCCCACTGTATCAAACTCATAATCAGTATTTATATCCAAAGCATGCTGGTTACCTTCTCACAAAACTGAAGATCTGAAGTCATAAACTTGACACGAAATATTTACTTTATTTCAGGGTGTGATGGGCTGTCCTGAGTGCAAGGACAAATTACAAGTCAGAATCTCTGCAGATGATGTAAGCTATTTTTGGTTACATTGATCTGAGACTCTTAATGTTCCAACTTGATCTTCACTTTCTGCGATGCATAATTCAACACTAATTTGTGAACTTGCCTCTTGTTTCCTAATACTAGAACTTAGCAATTGATAGTTCCAATTACTTGTAGAGTTCTCAGTACATTAGTTGATTTACTGTTGGAATATTTGAAATTGGTTTAATATGTTTCAGAAGGGCAGTGTGTTATTTCAAGCAAACTGTGTCAATCATTCAAAAGGAATTGTTTGACTACAATGATACAAATCATACAGTCCATACCCATTCAACTGGTTAAGAATAAAAAAGCTCTAGTCAATAGTCATGttacttttattttgttttatcttctcaaagtTGAGTTTAAAGAAATTGTGGTATTATATAATCACGTTCTCATATTTCATGGATTCATTATCTTAATGATGCTTCCATCCTCATAggttcatgtttttttttcctcacaGATCATGGAGCCTCCATGGAAAGCCTACAATGTTTTGAGGAAGATGGACTACCCCTATGAGGCTAGTATCAATTTTTGTCCTATGCCACATGCTATTACTTTTAGTgggaatatttttattttgacaaGTATAATTACTTAGCAAGAGTAATTTATAACAAGCTCCCATCTAAGTTTATGACACCATGAAGCAATTTTTCTCCCACCACTCCCTAACTCTCTGAAATACCGACAGTTAGACCACGTGAAACACGAGGGGGCCTTTCCCTTCTGCAGTCCTCCCTAATTCAACAGAAGAGGCCCCTGATGAACACAGAATGAACTTATTTATTTTCAACATTGAAGATAAAGTTTGATTATTAAAGAACAGTCTCTCTGAATTCATTTTGGTTGCCAAACAATTTTAGGAATATCTTCTTGAATCTGAATACAGTAAATATAGTAAACTTATTTCAAGTACAGGCTCTCTGGCTGCAGCAATAAAAGTTTCACTTATAGTTTAATCTGCGAAGGAGTCGAATTTGGTGACTGTTGTGGGCTTAGCCTTGCTAGAGAAGATACTTTATGTCTGAAGATAGTCAATCTCATATTGGATCTTTTTACTTTTGAATATAATGATTTCGTGGTCAAGGAACTATCAAGGAATTAGAGCTCCATATTATCAAGCATGTTTAGTATTCAGATATAGTATTCATTTTTGTTATTAGGTCAGCTGCTAAAGGCTTCGTTCTGCtcattatatatacataaatcCACAAACTAAGGAAAGTTTAGATACTAGTTTTTATCTGATTTTCTATTAACAATCTTGTTAATTGTTTCAGCATATAGTTCACGGCATGAAAGATCCCAGCATCGCTGCATTTTGGCTGTTTACCTTGCCTCAGGTTGCGGGGGGTTTCGACTTCGATGATGATatcaagaaa
Protein-coding regions in this window:
- the LOC126588772 gene encoding uncharacterized protein LOC126588772 — its product is MSGRDRMLKSLKKFADFHYKIFTDKYGHQLTDIFEFPIKLVLSPFTLAFDIAGSAQRGFGVPELVSKLSYMSIFAVATLGTYDIALEMGKKVICQRNCGTCNGWQALRCTMCRGSGRVQYQVKNYTLRSGEKATAECVADAIADNRAELVHLPSAINLDVPLPSKECPTCDGTGVMGCPECKDKLQVRISADDIMEPPWKAYNVLRKMDYPYEHIVHGMKDPSIAAFWLFTLPQVAGGFDFDDDIKKKIWWQYKESMRYDQLRDVVAKRKPGWEQLQEALISIDPARAKEDPVIVKNIPYYKAKKALETEVMKLDPPPRPQNWGELDLPLNASSWSKDDLKNPEKFYEMTVLLNAQRELADKILDAQWETRWRQERLNEMLEEKVRPYMQSIDSGTLSQPIILQSQDQNQKRTRQRRWWFF